A window from Streptomyces subrutilus encodes these proteins:
- the pulA gene encoding pullulanase-type alpha-1,6-glucosidase: MIRPAAGVLAAALAVTLLPALPAAAAAAKAPPPPPDAKLAAEPARHDLTREQFYFVLPDRFANGDPRNDRGGLTGSRLQTGLDPTDKGFYQGGDLKGLTDRLDYVKGLGTTAIWLAPIFKNQPVQGKGDDVSAGYHGYWITDFTQVDPHFGTNADLERLIDKAHAKGMKVFFDVITNHTADVVDYREASYSYLSKGAFPYLTKDGVPFDDADYADGRRAFPKTDADSFPRTPFVPDAKKDLKVPAWLNDPRMYHDRGDSTFAGESSEQGDFYGLDDLWTERPEVVEGMEKIYEKWVGDFDIDGFRIDTVKHVNTGFWTQWATALDAYAAERGRDDFFMFGEVYSADTAVTSPYVTRGRLDATLDFPLQDAIRAYASQGAGAGRLGSVLADDYRYTTDKANAYEQVTFLGNHDMGRFGTFLKQDRPGAGEQELLDRYRLANELMFLSRGNPVVYSGDEQGFTGAGGDKDARQPLFASQVADYLDDDQLGTARTHASDAYDQQHPLYRQISALSKLTRAHPALRDGVQSERLSDGSVYAFARTDDGKGGRKGGRTEYLVAANNAAEARTVQLDAPAGAQYRTLYGGTALIRASAAGKLTVTVPALGSVVLQGVTPLAAPATRPSLTLKAPAPGAAGTVELSADVTGGALNRVVFAAQTGTGPWQVLGSADHAPYKVTQHVEAAPGTPLRYKAVVVDSAGRTAGALAASTAGRTPPPEVPTATQRDYAVVHYNRPDGDYTNWRLYAWGDLADGESTPWPEGHAFTGRDAYGAFAHVKLKPGASSVSYLVIDKDGTKDVAADRTIDVTRTGEIWLEQGEEAARTDRPAYPPQDTGKAVLHYQRPDGAYDGWGLHVWTGAAQPTDWSAPLLPARTDSYGAVYEVPLAAGATSLSYILHKGDEKDLPTDQSLDLAATGHEVWMLGGSPSYLLPQPAGSAAALDLTKSEAVWLDRNTVAWKAPQAAASVQLLASPTGAVTTGDGTLREGGAAWLRLARTELTAAQKEKFPHLAAYPAYTVDPRDRDRVRAALRGQLVASARAANGAVLAATGVQLAGVLDDLHATNAPLGPVFHDGRPTLSVWAPTAQKVALELDGRTVPMRRDDATGVWSVRGERGWTGKPYRYDITVWAPSTRQVVRNLVTDPYSTALTADSARSLVVDLADPKLAPPGWRGLRKPAAVPFTTAQIQELHVRDFSVADRTSRHPGQYLAFTDTASAGMRHLRDLAAAGTSYVHLLPVFDIGTIPEKPGDRTEPACDLKVYAPDSEQQQACVAAAAAKDAYNWGYDPLHYSVPEGSYASDPDGTARTVEFRRMVQSLNGAGLRTVMDVVYNHTVASGQAETSVLDRVVPGYYQRLLPDGSVANSTCCSNTAPENAMMGRLVVDSVVTWAREYKVDGFRFDLMGHHPKANILAVRKALDELTPAKDGVDGKKIILYGEGWNFGEVADDARFVQATQKNMAGTGIATFSDRARDAVRGGGPFDEDPRVQGFASGLFTEPNGSAANGTPAEQRARLLHAQDLIKVGLSGNLASYAFTDTTGRRTKGSEVDYNGSPAGYAAAPGDALAYADAHDNETLADALTFKLPPATSPADKARMQVLAMATATLSQGPSLSQAGTDLLRSKSLDRNSYDSGDWFNAIQWDCRDGNGSGRGLPPAADNGPKWSYAKPLLTLPAPGCPEITGASAAYRDLLRIRTTERSFALTTSEVVQERLAFPLSGTDETPGVITMTLGDLVVVFNATPTTRTQRVPALAGRDYALHPVQAAGSDATVKRSGYDARTGEFTTPGRTVAVFRTLTRP, from the coding sequence GTGATACGCCCCGCCGCAGGAGTCCTCGCCGCCGCGCTGGCCGTGACGCTCCTGCCCGCCCTCCCCGCCGCCGCCGCCGCGGCCAAGGCGCCACCGCCGCCCCCGGACGCGAAACTGGCCGCCGAGCCCGCCCGCCACGACCTCACCCGGGAGCAGTTCTACTTCGTCCTCCCGGACCGCTTCGCCAACGGCGACCCGCGCAACGACCGGGGCGGCCTGACCGGCTCCCGGCTCCAGACCGGCCTGGACCCGACCGACAAGGGCTTCTACCAGGGCGGCGACCTCAAGGGGCTCACCGACCGGCTCGACTACGTCAAGGGCCTGGGGACGACGGCCATCTGGCTGGCGCCGATCTTCAAGAACCAGCCGGTGCAGGGCAAGGGCGACGACGTGTCGGCCGGCTACCACGGCTACTGGATCACCGACTTCACACAGGTCGACCCGCACTTCGGCACCAACGCCGACCTGGAGCGGCTGATCGACAAGGCGCACGCGAAGGGGATGAAGGTCTTCTTCGACGTCATCACCAACCACACCGCCGACGTCGTCGACTACCGCGAGGCCTCCTACTCGTACCTGTCCAAGGGCGCCTTCCCCTACCTGACCAAGGACGGGGTGCCCTTCGACGACGCCGACTACGCCGACGGCCGGCGCGCGTTCCCGAAGACGGACGCGGACTCCTTCCCGCGCACGCCGTTCGTGCCCGACGCGAAGAAGGACCTCAAGGTCCCGGCCTGGCTCAACGACCCGCGGATGTACCACGACCGGGGCGACTCCACCTTCGCCGGGGAATCCTCCGAGCAGGGCGACTTCTACGGGCTCGACGACCTGTGGACCGAGCGCCCCGAGGTCGTCGAGGGGATGGAGAAGATCTACGAGAAGTGGGTCGGGGACTTCGACATCGACGGCTTCCGCATCGACACGGTCAAGCACGTCAACACCGGCTTCTGGACCCAGTGGGCCACCGCCCTCGACGCGTACGCGGCCGAGCGCGGCCGGGACGACTTCTTCATGTTCGGCGAGGTCTACTCCGCCGACACCGCCGTCACCTCGCCCTACGTGACGCGGGGCCGCCTCGACGCCACCCTCGACTTCCCGCTCCAGGACGCGATCCGCGCGTACGCCTCCCAGGGCGCGGGCGCCGGCCGGCTGGGCTCCGTCCTGGCCGACGACTACCGGTACACCACCGACAAGGCCAACGCCTACGAGCAGGTCACCTTCCTCGGCAACCACGACATGGGCCGCTTCGGGACCTTCCTGAAGCAGGACCGGCCGGGTGCGGGGGAGCAGGAGCTGCTGGACCGCTACCGGCTCGCCAACGAGCTGATGTTCCTCTCCCGGGGCAACCCGGTCGTCTACTCCGGTGACGAGCAGGGCTTCACCGGCGCGGGCGGGGACAAGGACGCGCGGCAGCCGCTGTTCGCCTCGCAGGTCGCCGACTACCTCGACGACGACCAGCTCGGCACGGCCCGCACCCACGCGAGCGACGCCTACGATCAGCAGCACCCCCTCTACCGGCAGATCAGTGCCCTCTCGAAGCTGACCAGGGCCCACCCCGCCCTGCGCGACGGAGTGCAGAGCGAGCGGCTCTCCGACGGCTCCGTGTACGCCTTCGCGCGCACGGACGACGGCAAGGGCGGCCGCAAGGGCGGCCGCACCGAGTACCTGGTCGCCGCCAACAACGCCGCCGAGGCCCGCACGGTGCAGCTCGACGCCCCCGCCGGCGCCCAGTACCGCACCCTCTACGGCGGCACCGCCCTGATCCGCGCCTCCGCCGCCGGCAAGCTCACCGTCACCGTCCCGGCCCTCGGCTCGGTCGTCCTCCAGGGCGTCACCCCGCTCGCCGCGCCCGCCACCCGGCCCTCCCTCACCCTCAAGGCCCCGGCCCCCGGCGCCGCGGGCACCGTCGAGCTCTCCGCCGACGTCACCGGCGGGGCCCTGAACCGCGTCGTCTTCGCCGCCCAGACCGGCACCGGCCCGTGGCAGGTCCTCGGCTCCGCCGACCACGCCCCGTACAAGGTCACCCAGCACGTCGAGGCCGCACCCGGCACCCCCCTGCGCTACAAGGCCGTCGTCGTCGACTCCGCCGGCCGCACCGCCGGCGCCCTCGCCGCGTCCACCGCCGGCCGGACGCCCCCGCCGGAGGTCCCGACCGCCACCCAGCGCGACTACGCGGTCGTCCACTACAACCGGCCCGACGGCGACTACACGAACTGGCGGCTCTACGCCTGGGGCGACCTCGCCGACGGCGAGAGCACCCCGTGGCCCGAGGGCCACGCCTTCACCGGCCGCGACGCCTACGGCGCCTTCGCCCACGTCAAGCTCAAGCCCGGTGCCTCCTCGGTGAGTTACCTGGTCATCGACAAGGACGGCACCAAGGACGTCGCCGCCGACCGCACCATCGACGTCACCCGGACCGGCGAGATCTGGCTGGAGCAGGGCGAGGAGGCCGCCCGCACCGACCGCCCCGCCTACCCGCCGCAGGACACCGGCAAGGCCGTCCTGCACTACCAGCGCCCCGACGGCGCCTACGACGGCTGGGGCCTGCACGTCTGGACCGGCGCCGCGCAGCCCACCGACTGGTCCGCCCCGCTGCTGCCCGCCCGCACCGACTCCTACGGCGCGGTCTACGAGGTCCCGCTCGCCGCCGGCGCCACCAGCCTGAGCTACATCCTGCACAAGGGCGACGAGAAGGACCTGCCCACCGACCAGTCCCTCGACCTCGCGGCCACCGGCCACGAGGTGTGGATGCTCGGCGGCAGCCCGTCCTACCTGCTGCCCCAGCCCGCCGGCTCCGCCGCCGCCCTCGACCTCACCAAGTCCGAGGCCGTCTGGCTCGACCGGAACACCGTCGCCTGGAAGGCCCCGCAGGCCGCCGCCTCCGTGCAGCTCCTGGCCTCGCCCACCGGCGCCGTCACCACCGGCGACGGCACCCTCCGCGAGGGCGGCGCCGCATGGCTGCGCCTGGCCCGGACCGAGCTCACCGCCGCCCAGAAGGAGAAGTTCCCGCACCTGGCCGCGTACCCGGCCTACACCGTCGACCCGCGCGACCGCGACCGGGTCCGCGCGGCCCTGCGCGGCCAGCTCGTCGCCTCCGCCCGCGCCGCCAACGGCGCCGTCCTCGCCGCCACCGGCGTCCAGCTCGCCGGAGTCCTCGACGACCTCCACGCGACCAACGCCCCCCTCGGCCCGGTCTTCCACGACGGCCGCCCCACCCTCTCCGTCTGGGCGCCGACCGCCCAGAAGGTGGCCCTCGAACTCGACGGCCGCACCGTGCCCATGCGCCGCGACGACGCCACCGGCGTCTGGTCGGTGCGCGGCGAACGCGGGTGGACCGGGAAGCCCTACCGCTACGACATCACCGTCTGGGCCCCCAGCACCCGCCAGGTCGTCCGCAACCTCGTCACCGACCCGTACTCCACCGCCCTGACCGCCGACTCCGCCCGCAGCCTCGTCGTCGACCTCGCCGACCCGAAGCTCGCCCCGCCCGGCTGGCGCGGCCTGCGCAAGCCCGCCGCCGTCCCCTTCACCACCGCCCAGATCCAGGAGCTGCACGTCCGGGACTTCTCCGTCGCGGACCGCACCTCCCGGCACCCCGGCCAGTACCTGGCCTTCACCGACACCGCCTCGGCCGGCATGCGCCACCTGCGCGACCTGGCCGCCGCCGGCACCTCCTACGTCCACCTCCTGCCCGTCTTCGACATCGGCACCATCCCCGAGAAGCCGGGCGACCGCACCGAACCTGCCTGCGACCTGAAGGTCTACGCCCCCGACTCCGAGCAGCAGCAGGCCTGCGTGGCCGCCGCCGCCGCGAAGGACGCGTACAACTGGGGCTACGACCCCCTGCACTACAGCGTCCCCGAGGGCAGCTACGCCAGCGACCCGGACGGCACCGCCCGCACCGTCGAGTTCCGCAGGATGGTCCAGTCCCTCAACGGGGCCGGGCTGCGCACCGTGATGGACGTGGTCTACAACCACACCGTCGCCTCCGGCCAGGCCGAGACCTCGGTCCTCGACCGCGTCGTCCCCGGCTACTACCAGCGGCTGCTGCCCGACGGCAGCGTCGCCAACTCCACCTGCTGCTCCAACACCGCACCCGAGAACGCCATGATGGGCCGCCTCGTCGTCGACTCCGTCGTCACCTGGGCCAGGGAGTACAAGGTCGACGGATTCCGCTTCGACCTCATGGGACACCACCCCAAGGCCAACATCCTGGCCGTCCGCAAGGCCCTCGACGAGCTCACCCCCGCCAAGGACGGGGTCGACGGAAAGAAGATCATCCTCTACGGGGAGGGCTGGAACTTCGGCGAGGTCGCCGACGACGCCCGCTTCGTCCAGGCCACCCAGAAGAACATGGCCGGCACCGGCATCGCCACCTTCTCCGACCGGGCCCGCGACGCCGTCCGCGGCGGCGGCCCCTTCGACGAGGACCCGCGCGTCCAGGGCTTCGCCTCCGGCCTGTTCACCGAGCCCAACGGCTCGGCCGCCAACGGCACCCCCGCCGAGCAGCGCGCCCGGCTGCTGCACGCCCAGGACCTGATCAAGGTCGGCCTGTCCGGGAACCTCGCCTCCTACGCCTTCACCGACACCACCGGACGCCGCACCAAGGGCTCCGAGGTCGACTACAACGGCTCGCCGGCCGGCTACGCGGCCGCCCCCGGCGACGCCCTGGCCTACGCCGACGCCCACGACAACGAGACCCTCGCCGACGCCCTGACCTTCAAGCTCCCGCCCGCCACCAGCCCCGCCGACAAGGCCCGCATGCAGGTCCTGGCGATGGCGACGGCCACCCTCTCCCAGGGCCCGTCCCTCTCCCAGGCCGGGACCGACCTGCTGCGCTCCAAGTCCCTGGACCGCAACTCCTACGACAGCGGCGACTGGTTCAACGCGATCCAATGGGACTGCCGCGACGGCAACGGCTCCGGCCGCGGCCTGCCCCCGGCCGCCGACAACGGGCCCAAGTGGAGCTACGCCAAACCCCTGCTGACGCTCCCCGCCCCCGGCTGCCCGGAGATCACCGGAGCCTCGGCCGCCTACCGCGACCTGCTGCGCATCCGCACGACGGAACGCTCCTTCGCCCTCACCACCTCCGAGGTGGTGCAGGAGCGGCTGGCCTTCCCGCTCTCCGGCACGGACGAGACCCCCGGCGTCATCACCATGACCCTGGGCGACCTCGTGGTGGTCTTCAACGCCACCCCCACCACCCGGACCCAGCGCGTCCCGGCCCTCGCCGGCCGCGACTACGCCCTCCACCCGGTCCAGGCGGCCGGGTCCGACGCCACCGTCAAACGCTCCGGCTACGACGCGCGGACGGGGGAGTTCACCACCCCGGGCCGCACCGTCGCCGTCTTCAGGACCCTCACACGACCGTGA
- a CDS encoding GNAT family N-acetyltransferase: MIIDDEILFRQAREKDAGTLVQLYDRAARWMQKRGIEQWKPGERDAAHFLAAMREGEVWLAGDGDGRIVGGYELCWSDEDAWGVQPPVAGYVHRLMVERRTAPAGAGRRLLEHAERRIARSRLARARLDCVSTNPRLLAYYQGAGYRVVGEFPSKQAADGRRYGVILLEKRLDRFTVV, encoded by the coding sequence GTGATCATTGACGACGAGATCTTGTTCCGGCAGGCCAGGGAGAAGGACGCCGGCACGCTGGTGCAGCTGTACGACCGGGCCGCCCGGTGGATGCAGAAGCGCGGGATCGAGCAGTGGAAGCCCGGCGAGAGGGACGCCGCGCACTTCCTCGCGGCGATGCGCGAGGGCGAGGTGTGGCTGGCGGGCGACGGTGACGGGCGGATCGTCGGCGGGTACGAACTGTGCTGGTCCGACGAGGACGCCTGGGGGGTGCAGCCGCCGGTCGCGGGATACGTGCACCGGCTGATGGTGGAGCGCCGGACCGCGCCGGCCGGGGCCGGGCGCCGGCTGCTCGAACACGCCGAGCGCCGGATCGCCCGGTCCCGGCTGGCGCGGGCCCGGCTGGACTGCGTCTCCACCAACCCCCGGCTGCTCGCGTACTACCAGGGCGCGGGCTACCGGGTGGTCGGGGAGTTCCCGTCGAAGCAGGCCGCGGACGGCCGGCGCTACGGGGTGATCCTGCTGGAGAAGCGGCTGGACCGGTTCACGGTCGTGTGA
- a CDS encoding TetR/AcrR family transcriptional regulator, translating to MTTGVRRRMGVEERRQQLIGVALELFSHRSPDEVSIDEIAAAAGISRPLVYHYFPGKLSLYEAALRRAADELALRFVEPREGPLGARLLRVMGRFFAFVDDHGPGFSALMRGGPAVGSSQTHAMIDEVRRAAYEQIVAHLGVSEPPARLELVVRSWVSLAESTALIWLDGRRIPRAELELQLVHDFAALAAVSAAYDAEMAALLVRILADEPADGPFGQLVGRLGVLAAGGIPDAVAGGGPEAPPVPR from the coding sequence ATGACAACCGGGGTGCGGCGCAGGATGGGTGTCGAGGAGCGGCGGCAGCAGCTGATCGGGGTCGCCCTGGAGCTGTTCAGCCACCGGTCGCCCGACGAGGTGTCGATCGACGAGATCGCGGCGGCCGCGGGGATATCGCGGCCGCTCGTCTACCACTACTTCCCCGGCAAACTGAGCCTGTACGAGGCGGCGTTGCGGCGGGCCGCGGACGAGCTGGCGCTGCGGTTCGTCGAGCCGCGCGAGGGGCCTCTGGGGGCGCGGCTGCTGCGGGTCATGGGCCGGTTCTTCGCGTTCGTCGACGACCACGGCCCGGGCTTCTCGGCGCTGATGCGCGGGGGGCCGGCGGTGGGCAGCAGCCAGACCCACGCGATGATCGACGAGGTGCGGCGGGCGGCGTACGAGCAGATCGTGGCGCACCTGGGGGTGTCCGAGCCGCCGGCGCGGCTGGAGCTCGTGGTGCGCTCGTGGGTGTCGCTGGCCGAGTCGACGGCGCTGATCTGGCTGGACGGGCGGCGGATCCCGCGCGCCGAGCTGGAGTTGCAGCTGGTGCACGACTTCGCGGCGCTGGCCGCGGTGAGCGCCGCGTACGACGCGGAGATGGCCGCGCTGCTGGTGCGCATCCTGGCCGACGAGCCCGCCGACGGACCCTTCGGGCAGTTGGTGGGGCGGCTGGGCGTGCTGGCGGCGGGCGGGATTCCGGACGCGGTGGCCGGTGGCGGGCCCGAGGCGCCGCCCGTTCCGCGGTGA
- a CDS encoding PDR/VanB family oxidoreductase encodes MRRVLMATALAGGAWAAKRALNRRIGRSPLWPLPALEEPVSGHSPRRALRALVVSRTEPAHGVLRLVLESPELPAWTPGAHVDLTLPSGLVRPYSLCGDPADVGRYAVAIRLVEDGRGGSREAHAQLVEGAELELRAPRNRFELVPASSYAFVAGGIGITPLLPMLRAATAAGAEWTLLYGGRSRASMPFLDELAAYGDRVTLCPQDETGLPDLGPLAAAAPGTLVYCCGPEPLMAAVVAAAADPAAVRLERFAPAAAGAARPFTVELGRSGRTVEVAADESALTAVRRELPGTAYSCEQGFCGTCQHRVLAGEVDHRDELLTDGEREDSMLLCVSRAAGDRLVLDL; translated from the coding sequence ATGAGGCGCGTCCTGATGGCCACCGCCCTGGCGGGCGGCGCCTGGGCCGCCAAGCGCGCCCTGAACCGGCGCATAGGCCGCTCCCCGCTCTGGCCGCTGCCCGCGCTGGAGGAGCCCGTGTCGGGGCACTCCCCGCGACGCGCGCTGCGCGCGCTGGTCGTCTCCCGCACGGAGCCGGCGCACGGTGTCCTGCGCCTGGTCCTGGAATCCCCCGAGCTGCCCGCCTGGACGCCGGGCGCGCACGTCGACCTCACCCTGCCGTCCGGGCTCGTCCGCCCGTACTCGCTGTGCGGGGACCCGGCCGACGTCGGGCGCTACGCGGTGGCGATCCGCCTGGTCGAGGACGGCCGCGGCGGCTCCCGCGAGGCCCACGCGCAGCTGGTCGAGGGGGCGGAGCTGGAACTGCGGGCGCCGCGCAACCGGTTCGAGCTGGTCCCGGCGTCCTCGTACGCCTTCGTCGCGGGCGGCATCGGGATCACCCCGCTGCTGCCGATGCTCCGCGCGGCCACGGCGGCGGGCGCCGAATGGACCCTGCTGTACGGGGGCCGGTCGCGCGCCTCGATGCCCTTCCTGGACGAGCTGGCCGCGTACGGGGACCGGGTGACGCTCTGCCCGCAGGACGAGACGGGCCTGCCCGACCTGGGCCCGCTCGCCGCGGCCGCGCCCGGCACGCTGGTCTACTGCTGCGGGCCCGAGCCGCTGATGGCGGCCGTGGTGGCGGCCGCCGCCGACCCGGCCGCGGTCCGCCTGGAGCGCTTCGCCCCGGCGGCTGCCGGTGCGGCCCGGCCCTTCACGGTGGAACTGGGCCGCTCGGGGCGCACGGTGGAGGTCGCGGCGGACGAGTCGGCGCTGACGGCGGTGCGCCGCGAGCTGCCGGGCACCGCGTACTCCTGCGAGCAGGGCTTCTGCGGGACCTGCCAGCACCGTGTGCTGGCGGGCGAGGTGGACCACCGCGACGAGCTGCTGACGGACGGGGAGCGCGAGGACTCCATGCTGCTGTGCGTGTCGCGGGCCGCGGGCGACCGGCTGGTGCTGGACCTGTAG
- a CDS encoding metal-dependent hydrolase, whose amino-acid sequence MSNTPLAPVPVASEHVDLRPRNVSFGWEDTPLHWLPKDPFAGHMINVLHLLLPAGERWFVHVYKQVLPYVEDEQLRADVVGFIGQEAMHAAAHDDVLPHLKRLGLDPTPYTAQVDWLFEKLLGDRTLPPGRASRWWLMERVALIAAIEHYTAFLGDWVLNADELDRRGADPTMLDLLRWHGAEEVEHRSVAFDLFMHVDGGYRRRARTWATAFSALVFLWQRGVRFFMENDPSLVDGKASLGQFLRAGQQGVLPSAGAMLQSIPTYLSRTYHPSQEGSTAQAVAYLASSPGANGGVRG is encoded by the coding sequence ATGTCTAATACGCCGCTCGCGCCCGTCCCCGTGGCGTCGGAACACGTGGACCTGAGGCCCCGGAACGTGTCCTTCGGCTGGGAGGACACCCCGCTGCACTGGCTGCCGAAGGACCCCTTCGCCGGTCACATGATCAACGTGCTGCACCTGCTGCTCCCCGCGGGCGAGCGCTGGTTCGTCCACGTCTACAAGCAGGTGCTGCCGTACGTCGAGGACGAGCAGCTGCGCGCGGACGTCGTCGGCTTCATCGGGCAGGAGGCCATGCACGCAGCCGCCCACGACGACGTGCTGCCCCACCTGAAGCGGCTGGGCCTGGACCCGACCCCCTACACGGCGCAGGTGGACTGGCTGTTCGAGAAGCTGCTGGGCGACCGGACCCTGCCGCCGGGCCGGGCGAGCCGGTGGTGGCTCATGGAGCGGGTCGCGCTGATCGCGGCGATCGAGCACTACACGGCCTTCCTCGGCGACTGGGTGCTGAACGCGGACGAGCTCGACCGACGGGGCGCCGACCCCACCATGCTGGACCTGCTGCGCTGGCACGGCGCCGAGGAGGTCGAACACCGCTCGGTGGCCTTCGACCTCTTCATGCACGTGGACGGGGGCTACCGGCGCAGGGCCCGGACCTGGGCGACCGCCTTCTCCGCGCTGGTCTTCCTGTGGCAGCGGGGGGTGCGCTTCTTCATGGAGAACGACCCGTCGCTGGTCGACGGCAAGGCCTCGCTGGGCCAGTTCCTGCGCGCCGGGCAGCAGGGCGTCCTGCCCTCCGCGGGCGCCATGCTCCAGTCCATCCCCACCTACCTCTCCCGCACCTACCACCCCTCCCAGGAGGGCTCGACCGCACAGGCGGTGGCCTACCTGGCCTCCTCCCCCGGCGCGAACGGCGGTGTCCGCGGATGA
- a CDS encoding tyrosine-protein phosphatase: MTATPSTTVANLRDLGGTPLSGGRTVRPGLVLRSGQLDRLDLDADPVVAALGLRTVIDFRTEAERADHPDRVPAGVRVLVGDVLADKMRAGGMPVAAQLKDLLSDPAVAERHLGGGKAQALFADVYRSFVRSASARAAYRTLLTEAADPGAGPLLFHCTAGKDRTGWGATVILSLLGADDETLMAEYLSVNPAVKRAFAPMIEGFTTAGGDPDIALALIGVFPAYLEAALDEVETRYGSMEKYVREGLGVPDGTVEALRARLVA; the protein is encoded by the coding sequence ATGACCGCCACCCCCTCCACCACCGTCGCCAACCTCCGCGACCTCGGCGGCACCCCGCTCTCCGGCGGCCGCACCGTCCGTCCCGGCCTGGTGCTGCGCTCCGGCCAGCTCGACCGGCTCGACCTCGACGCCGACCCGGTGGTGGCCGCCCTCGGGCTGCGCACCGTCATCGACTTCCGCACCGAGGCCGAGCGCGCCGACCACCCCGACCGGGTGCCGGCCGGCGTCCGGGTCCTGGTCGGCGATGTGCTCGCGGACAAGATGCGGGCCGGCGGCATGCCCGTCGCCGCCCAGCTCAAGGACCTGCTGTCGGACCCGGCGGTCGCCGAACGGCACCTGGGCGGCGGGAAGGCGCAGGCCCTGTTCGCCGACGTCTACCGCTCCTTCGTGCGGTCCGCGTCCGCGCGGGCCGCCTACCGGACCCTGCTGACCGAGGCCGCCGACCCCGGGGCGGGCCCGCTGCTGTTCCACTGCACGGCGGGCAAGGACCGTACGGGCTGGGGCGCGACGGTCATCCTCTCCCTGCTCGGCGCGGACGACGAGACCCTGATGGCCGAATACCTGTCGGTGAACCCGGCCGTCAAGCGGGCCTTCGCCCCGATGATCGAGGGGTTCACGACGGCGGGCGGCGACCCGGACATCGCGCTCGCGCTGATCGGGGTCTTCCCCGCGTACCTGGAAGCGGCGCTGGACGAGGTCGAGACGCGCTACGGCTCCATGGAGAAGTACGTCCGGGAGGGCCTCGGCGTGCCCGACGGCACCGTCGAGGCGCTGCGCGCCCGCCTGGTGGCCTGA
- a CDS encoding rhomboid-like protein yields the protein MNPLPWPAPLSTVYAGGVQLGSYALERIGEAERERLLRGCSTNVDNLTAGRWETLLTSAFVVEEPMPLPYALLLVAVLGYAEYAYGAWWTAGVFLLGHASATLLVYGVLHRTPDPRVRRALDVGTSYGFNAVLGALTSALPYGPVRTGVRAGLVLLAAAPVVKRGRTFTDAGHLVALGVGVGVGVVADCLSAARHRKIA from the coding sequence GTGAATCCATTGCCATGGCCGGCGCCCCTGAGCACGGTCTACGCGGGCGGGGTGCAGCTCGGCTCGTACGCCCTGGAGCGGATCGGGGAGGCGGAGCGGGAGCGGCTGCTGCGCGGCTGCTCGACGAACGTCGACAACCTCACCGCCGGACGCTGGGAGACGCTGCTGACCAGCGCCTTCGTCGTCGAGGAGCCGATGCCGCTGCCGTACGCGCTGCTGCTCGTCGCCGTGCTGGGGTACGCCGAGTACGCCTACGGGGCCTGGTGGACGGCCGGGGTGTTCCTGCTCGGGCACGCCTCGGCGACCCTGCTGGTCTACGGCGTCCTGCACCGGACGCCCGATCCGCGCGTGCGGCGGGCGCTGGACGTGGGCACCAGCTACGGGTTCAACGCCGTGCTCGGCGCACTGACCTCCGCCCTGCCGTACGGGCCGGTCCGGACGGGAGTCCGGGCGGGGTTGGTCCTGCTGGCCGCCGCGCCGGTGGTCAAACGCGGCCGGACGTTCACGGACGCCGGGCACCTGGTGGCCCTGGGGGTCGGGGTCGGGGTCGGGGTGGTCGCCGATTGTCTTTCCGCGGCGAGACATCGGAAAATTGCGTGA